Proteins encoded together in one Triticum dicoccoides isolate Atlit2015 ecotype Zavitan chromosome 7B, WEW_v2.0, whole genome shotgun sequence window:
- the LOC119338221 gene encoding uncharacterized protein LOC119338221, whose amino-acid sequence MDLGTENRLAALLLEEARRLRMQVEKEGVHAYLQKPNVRHRPNSRFLAATVLGVHQANRVVEVNEMWRAREKELELELKMKTRTNGRIDSRSQKRKNDSRDQSPVSKTQRDRPYGASFSSRDSQGSSYSDRGDGLGDDEIEEFLRSSFFVRVKRGRGAIGSRMDEPGPYLKPPSGVKDDSVSPDARVKEERKHRVYGPEKPLFFRSKYSDEEPSTSKHKHIKEEKNNSSNRERKEENRRSKHHHREHKSRSRE is encoded by the exons ATGGATTTGGGGACGGAGAATCGCCTTGCGGCGTTGCTCCTCGAGGAGGCCCGGAGGCTGCGGATGCAGGTGGAGAAGGAAGGGGTGCACGCCTATCTGCAGAAACCTAATGTGAGGCACCGCCCCAACTCGCGGTTCCTTGCCGCCACCGTTCTTGGCGTTCATCAAG CAAATCGAGTTGTGGAAGTTAATGAGATGTggcgtgccagggagaaggagctgGAGCTGGAATTGAAGATGAAAACCAGAACCAATGGTCGAATTGACTCGAGATCCCAGAAACGGAAGAACGACTCAAGAGACCAGAGCCCTGTTTCTAAGACCCAGCGAGACAGACCGTATGGCGCATCATTTTCGTCAAGGGATTCACAAGGCAGTTCTTATTCGGACCGGGGGGATGGGCTAGGCGATGATGAAATCGAAGAGTTTCTTCGATCAAG TTTCTTTGTTAGGGTGAAGCGCGGGCGAGGAGCCATTGGTTCTAGAATGGATGAGCCTGGCCCATACCTCAAGCCTCCATCCGGCGTGAAAGATGATTCAGTAAGTCCGGATGCACGAGTGAAAGAAGAACGGAAGCACCGAGTTTATGGTCCAGAGAAGCCACTATTTTTTAGATCTAAATACTCAGACGAGGAGCCATCCACCTCGAAGCACAAGCACATAAAAGAAGAAAAGAACAATAGTAGCAACCGAGAGAGAAAGGAGGAGAACAGGAGGTCCAAACATCACCACCGTGAACATAAAAGCCGAAGTAGGGAGTGA
- the LOC119338218 gene encoding uncharacterized protein LOC119338218 isoform X1, with protein sequence MRPPSPPRPLAFPTLDSLAAYLRPRLPGPALASWGSAPGTKNLLNLFLELSCGDCTLLPAASSPPALVVRAVHVATVRIRNRRGALLVETRQLLSDGTLRRRAARPLSEKMRPGETPEAAAARAVVEELGERARVRIVGAVPEPRVEERESVSYPGLPARYVLHAVDAELVEGVPEEGEFDTEEGGEGEGHDGGGAAITVKRHYWSWVDDDEARGEAAPAAVAGLQCS encoded by the exons AtgcggccgccgtcgccgccgcggccgCTGGCCTTCCCGACGCTAGACTCGCTCGCGGCGTACCTCCGGCCGCGCCTCCCGGGCCCGGCGCTCGCCTCCTGGGGATCCGCGCCGGGGACCAAGAACCTGCTCAACCTCTTCCTGGAGCTCTCCTGCGGCGACTGCACGCTCCTGCCCGCGGCCTCCTCCCCACCGGCCCTCGTCGTGCGCGCCGTCCACGTCGCCACCGTGCGCATCCGCAATCGCCGGGGCGCGCTCCTCGTGGAGACCCGCCAGCTGCTCTCCGACGGCACGCTCCGCCGCCGGGCCGCGCGGCCGCTCTCCGAGAAGATGCGCCCCGGGGAGACCCCCGAGGCCGCCGCGGCCCGCGCCGTCGTCGAGGAGCTCGGCGAGCGCGCCCGCGTCCGGATCGTGGGGGCGGTCCCGGAGCCGCGCGTGGAGGAGCGGGAGTCCGTCTCGTACCCAGGACTCCCCGCCAGGTACGTGCTGCACGCGGTGGACGCGGAGCTCGTGGAGGGCGTCCCGGAGGAGGGCGAGTTCGACACGGAGgagggcggcgagggcgagggccacgacggcggcggcgcggccatCACCGTGAAGCGGCACTACTGGTCGTGGGTCGACGACGACGAGGCCCGCGGCGAGGCCGCCCCGGCCGCCGTCGCCG GACTGCAGTGTTCATAG
- the LOC119338218 gene encoding uncharacterized protein LOC119338218 isoform X2, with amino-acid sequence MRPPSPPRPLAFPTLDSLAAYLRPRLPGPALASWGSAPGTKNLLNLFLELSCGDCTLLPAASSPPALVVRAVHVATVRIRNRRGALLVETRQLLSDGTLRRRAARPLSEKMRPGETPEAAAARAVVEELGERARVRIVGAVPEPRVEERESVSYPGLPARYVLHAVDAELVEGVPEEGEFDTEEGGEGEGHDGGGAAITVKRHYWSWVDDDEARGEAAPAAVAGAQ; translated from the coding sequence AtgcggccgccgtcgccgccgcggccgCTGGCCTTCCCGACGCTAGACTCGCTCGCGGCGTACCTCCGGCCGCGCCTCCCGGGCCCGGCGCTCGCCTCCTGGGGATCCGCGCCGGGGACCAAGAACCTGCTCAACCTCTTCCTGGAGCTCTCCTGCGGCGACTGCACGCTCCTGCCCGCGGCCTCCTCCCCACCGGCCCTCGTCGTGCGCGCCGTCCACGTCGCCACCGTGCGCATCCGCAATCGCCGGGGCGCGCTCCTCGTGGAGACCCGCCAGCTGCTCTCCGACGGCACGCTCCGCCGCCGGGCCGCGCGGCCGCTCTCCGAGAAGATGCGCCCCGGGGAGACCCCCGAGGCCGCCGCGGCCCGCGCCGTCGTCGAGGAGCTCGGCGAGCGCGCCCGCGTCCGGATCGTGGGGGCGGTCCCGGAGCCGCGCGTGGAGGAGCGGGAGTCCGTCTCGTACCCAGGACTCCCCGCCAGGTACGTGCTGCACGCGGTGGACGCGGAGCTCGTGGAGGGCGTCCCGGAGGAGGGCGAGTTCGACACGGAGgagggcggcgagggcgagggccacgacggcggcggcgcggccatCACCGTGAAGCGGCACTACTGGTCGTGGGTCGACGACGACGAGGCCCGCGGCGAGGCCGCCCCGGCCGCCGTCGCCGGTGCGCAGTAG